A single Streptomyces mirabilis DNA region contains:
- a CDS encoding MAB_1171c family putative transporter, translated as MKDLLHPISLVVAALGFLCLLRDVPARRRDPASTALAAVFLLSGLSFLFSITPMWKYLDRVLGTVNLSVPLAMGCVVALIACQQVVLTYWGSPPEVARKRARTWLSVGLGVIAGLLVLFALLTPSAPRPIDFTLYYAHDNLYAAYLTLYVTAYTLGELFLVRACWRLARRSSRASVRIGLRVVALGATITLGYSAVRIGDVIAGAFDRSLAQWESFAWTCGDVGAMLTLIGWLVPTVSDQARSVQHRIKQHRSYRGLCPLWLAFYSEVPEIALPIDRADPDQRRRFRGIGIKLYRRVVEIRDGRFVIRPYLDTRVRESSEAHHRAEGLHGEELNAAVTADQIVAGIAARAAGERPDPDQLTDFADADRQTSGPLDEIAALLAVARHLPHEPARTPHTERACA; from the coding sequence GTGAAGGACCTGCTCCACCCCATCAGCCTCGTCGTCGCCGCACTGGGATTCCTGTGCCTCCTGCGGGATGTCCCCGCCCGGCGACGCGACCCCGCCTCCACCGCCCTGGCCGCCGTCTTTCTGCTGTCGGGCCTGTCGTTCCTGTTTTCCATCACCCCGATGTGGAAGTACCTCGACCGAGTGCTGGGCACCGTGAACCTCTCCGTGCCGCTGGCAATGGGATGTGTGGTCGCGCTGATCGCCTGCCAGCAGGTGGTTCTCACCTACTGGGGCTCGCCTCCCGAGGTCGCCCGCAAGAGGGCGCGGACGTGGCTCAGCGTGGGCCTCGGGGTGATCGCGGGGCTGCTGGTGCTGTTCGCCTTGCTGACACCCAGCGCCCCCAGACCGATCGACTTCACGCTGTACTACGCCCACGACAACCTGTACGCGGCGTACCTCACCCTGTACGTCACCGCCTACACCCTCGGAGAGCTGTTCCTCGTCCGGGCCTGCTGGCGACTCGCCCGACGTAGCAGCCGCGCCTCCGTCCGCATCGGCCTGCGGGTCGTCGCCCTGGGCGCCACCATCACCCTCGGATACAGCGCCGTCCGGATCGGCGACGTCATCGCGGGCGCCTTCGACAGGTCCCTGGCACAGTGGGAGAGCTTCGCCTGGACCTGCGGCGACGTCGGCGCCATGCTCACCCTCATCGGCTGGCTGGTGCCCACGGTCAGTGACCAGGCCCGCAGCGTCCAGCACCGGATCAAGCAGCACCGCAGCTACCGTGGCCTGTGCCCCCTGTGGCTGGCCTTCTACAGCGAGGTGCCCGAGATCGCCCTGCCGATCGACCGGGCCGACCCCGACCAGCGACGTCGCTTCCGCGGCATCGGGATCAAGCTCTACCGGCGCGTGGTTGAGATCCGTGACGGCCGCTTCGTGATCCGCCCGTACCTCGACACAAGGGTGCGCGAGAGCAGCGAAGCCCATCACCGGGCGGAAGGGCTCCATGGCGAAGAGCTGAACGCCGCTGTCACCGCCGACCAAATCGTCGCCGGCATCGCTGCCCGCGCCGCAGGCGAACGTCCCGACCCCGACCAGCTCACCGACTTCGCCGACGCCGACCGCCAGACCAGTGGGCCCCTGGATGAGATCGCCGCACTCCTCGCCGTCGCCCGACACCTTCCCCACGAACCAGCCCGCACCCCCCACACCGAGCGAGCCTGCGCATGA
- a CDS encoding phosphoketolase has product MWADLARRTNRLVPDASVAAVADALDYLCLAQLYLRDNPLLARPLSPADVKTRPAGHWGVCPPVNRMLAALGPLQAAVPDGYELHVLHGAGHAGPSALAHAYLIGRLGHAHPHLRQDAAGLRELVAGFPRADIGGEITPMIPGHLHTGGQLGPALAIGQGTVLDAPHRLSVVLIGDGECETGTTAASWLATRALHGTGDHGTVLPVVLLNGMRMGGKSLLSTLSRAELTAYFAGLGHRPVYSDGLDTGQLRQAVAEALGAAQPLGIPGPSSVLVLTLDKGHGAPAHLAGTPAVHKTPLRDPADVPAEFDALADWLASYQPTQLLTSSGRPRPHLLPALPLPRPEPDGLPAPRGCVAASAQVASRAAGRPFSQVVPEVLRARAEQGPFRVFSPDELASNRLDLTDEDGRPVPWTVEVLSEELCHAWAQGYTETGRHALVATYEAFAPITLSLVQQQLKHRSVRRHAGLAPLPSLVYLLTGLSWHNTLTHQNPSLTSALLAGGDPTLHVLTPADPARTAAALTFALRKLGRCTLVVAGKHTSVHHPLDTLDEELRHGIAIWPNLTHPGPGEPDLILVSVGDLPAEALTTLAQRLRAERPGLRLRYVHVHDLTALAEDGTRPLALAPDAFARHFGTRAPIVLATSGHPADIHALLGRRHPGPRLTVLGYRDPGRPVSQARLRQLCGLDDASLWQLATTLTDTPKEIPA; this is encoded by the coding sequence ATGTGGGCTGACCTCGCCCGCCGCACGAACCGCCTGGTGCCCGACGCGTCGGTGGCCGCCGTCGCCGACGCGCTCGACTACCTCTGTCTCGCCCAGCTCTACCTGCGCGACAACCCCCTCCTGGCCCGGCCTCTGTCCCCGGCCGACGTCAAGACGCGACCGGCCGGCCACTGGGGAGTTTGCCCGCCCGTCAACCGGATGCTCGCTGCCCTGGGCCCGCTCCAGGCGGCCGTCCCCGACGGCTACGAGCTGCACGTCCTGCACGGCGCCGGGCACGCCGGCCCCTCCGCCCTCGCCCATGCCTACCTCATCGGCCGACTCGGTCACGCCCACCCCCACTTGCGCCAGGACGCGGCCGGACTGCGCGAACTCGTCGCGGGCTTCCCCCGGGCCGACATCGGCGGGGAGATCACCCCGATGATCCCCGGCCACCTGCACACCGGAGGCCAGCTCGGCCCCGCCCTCGCGATCGGGCAGGGCACCGTCCTCGACGCGCCCCACCGGCTGTCCGTGGTCCTGATCGGCGACGGCGAGTGCGAGACCGGGACGACCGCCGCCTCCTGGCTCGCCACCCGCGCCCTGCACGGCACGGGCGACCACGGCACCGTTCTCCCCGTCGTCCTGCTCAACGGAATGCGCATGGGCGGCAAGAGCCTGCTGTCCACCCTGAGCCGCGCCGAACTCACCGCCTATTTCGCCGGCCTTGGGCACCGGCCCGTCTACAGCGACGGTCTCGACACCGGCCAGCTCCGCCAGGCGGTGGCCGAAGCGCTCGGCGCCGCCCAGCCCCTGGGCATTCCGGGACCGTCGAGCGTCCTGGTCCTCACCCTCGACAAGGGCCACGGCGCCCCCGCCCACCTCGCCGGCACCCCGGCGGTCCACAAGACGCCGCTGCGCGACCCGGCCGATGTGCCCGCCGAGTTCGACGCGCTCGCCGACTGGCTGGCCTCCTACCAGCCCACCCAGCTCCTCACCTCCAGCGGCCGGCCCCGGCCGCACCTGCTGCCCGCGCTCCCGCTGCCCCGCCCCGAGCCCGACGGCCTCCCGGCACCGCGCGGCTGCGTCGCCGCCTCCGCCCAGGTCGCCAGCCGCGCCGCCGGGCGCCCGTTCTCGCAGGTGGTTCCCGAGGTCCTGCGGGCCCGCGCCGAGCAGGGACCGTTCCGCGTGTTCAGCCCCGACGAGCTGGCCTCCAACCGCCTCGACCTCACCGACGAGGACGGACGCCCGGTGCCGTGGACGGTGGAAGTGCTCAGCGAGGAGTTGTGCCACGCCTGGGCCCAGGGCTACACGGAGACCGGCCGGCACGCACTCGTCGCCACCTACGAGGCGTTCGCGCCGATCACCCTCAGCCTCGTCCAGCAGCAGCTCAAGCACCGGTCCGTGCGTCGGCACGCCGGGCTCGCCCCGCTGCCCAGCCTGGTCTACCTCCTGACCGGCCTGAGCTGGCACAACACCCTCACCCACCAAAACCCCAGCCTCACCTCGGCGCTCCTGGCCGGCGGCGACCCCACGCTTCACGTCCTCACCCCCGCCGACCCCGCGCGCACCGCCGCCGCCCTCACCTTCGCCCTACGCAAACTCGGCCGGTGCACGCTCGTCGTCGCCGGCAAGCACACGAGCGTCCACCACCCGCTGGACACCCTCGACGAGGAACTGCGGCACGGCATCGCGATCTGGCCCAACCTGACCCACCCCGGCCCCGGGGAACCCGACCTGATCCTCGTCTCCGTCGGCGACCTGCCCGCCGAGGCCCTGACCACCCTCGCCCAGCGGCTCCGCGCCGAACGCCCCGGCCTGCGCCTGCGGTACGTCCACGTCCACGACCTCACGGCCCTCGCCGAGGACGGCACCCGCCCCCTCGCCCTCGCCCCGGACGCGTTCGCCCGCCACTTCGGCACCCGGGCGCCGATCGTCCTGGCCACCAGCGGGCACCCGGCCGACATCCACGCCCTCCTCGGCCGCCGTCACCCCGGGCCCCGGCTCACCGTACTCGGCTACCGCGACCCCGGCCGCCCCGTCTCCCAAGCCCGCCTCCGACAGCTCTGCGGCCTCGACGACGCCAGCCTGTGGCAGCTCGCCACCACCCTCACCGACACCCCGAAGGAGATACCGGCATGA
- a CDS encoding class I SAM-dependent methyltransferase, with amino-acid sequence MSQFDTTAPYYAAYRPGIPKEAVELLAQRVAGKEHRALLDLGSGTGQVPLALAGAMTEIDVVEQDAGMLAEADKALAGLPVTVRLHNAHAEEFTPPASYRADVVTVCRAFHWMKQDVVLSRLEGMTTPDATVAVMGDGSLWTARTAWTDALRALIQEYLGEERRAGVGKKYAAHNRPYREILAESAFGQVEEHTVAVEREWSTETVIGYLYSASFAARPLFGERVDDFERRARALLDEHVAGGGLIEHASFQIVLGRRG; translated from the coding sequence GTGAGCCAGTTCGACACCACTGCCCCGTACTACGCCGCCTACCGGCCCGGCATCCCGAAGGAAGCCGTCGAGCTGCTCGCTCAGCGGGTGGCCGGCAAGGAGCACCGGGCCCTGCTCGACCTCGGGTCCGGCACCGGGCAGGTCCCACTGGCCCTGGCCGGGGCGATGACGGAGATCGACGTCGTCGAGCAGGACGCGGGCATGCTCGCCGAGGCCGACAAGGCGCTCGCCGGGCTGCCGGTCACCGTCCGCCTGCACAACGCTCACGCCGAGGAGTTCACCCCGCCCGCCTCGTACCGGGCCGACGTCGTCACGGTCTGCCGCGCCTTTCACTGGATGAAGCAGGACGTGGTGCTGTCGCGTCTGGAGGGCATGACCACGCCGGACGCGACCGTCGCGGTCATGGGCGACGGAAGCCTGTGGACCGCGCGCACCGCGTGGACCGACGCCCTGCGCGCCCTGATCCAGGAGTACCTGGGAGAGGAGCGGCGGGCCGGGGTGGGCAAGAAGTACGCGGCGCACAACCGGCCGTACCGCGAGATCCTCGCCGAGTCCGCGTTCGGCCAGGTCGAGGAGCACACCGTCGCCGTCGAGCGGGAGTGGAGCACCGAGACGGTGATCGGCTACCTGTACTCGGCCTCCTTCGCCGCCCGGCCGCTGTTCGGCGAGCGGGTCGACGACTTCGAGCGCCGTGCCCGGGCTCTGCTCGACGAGCACGTCGCCGGCGGCGGCCTGATCGAGCACGCCTCCTTCCAGATCGTCCTCGGCCGGCGCGGCTGA
- a CDS encoding ParH-like protein — protein sequence MWSVRRRRQGDLLAELDLPHVTSVRDLRDEISRRTGREVILEPQEQAPSVCGACAVTESAVYVFYDPRTSPLHQDHIIAHEFSHLLLGHHESRPLSALAPALITTMDPAVVQMMLGRTKYDEAEERDTELLASLVQSRIIDRWLRSDESSGDDVQDRVTHTLLRRREARR from the coding sequence ATGTGGTCTGTACGTAGGCGACGCCAGGGGGATCTCCTGGCCGAGTTGGACCTCCCCCACGTCACAAGCGTCCGCGACCTACGGGACGAGATCTCCCGTCGCACCGGCCGCGAGGTAATTCTGGAGCCGCAAGAGCAGGCGCCGTCGGTCTGCGGGGCATGTGCCGTCACCGAGAGTGCCGTCTATGTGTTCTACGACCCGCGGACCAGCCCTCTGCACCAAGATCACATCATCGCTCACGAGTTCAGCCACCTGCTGCTCGGGCACCATGAGTCCCGCCCTCTGTCCGCCCTGGCGCCGGCTCTCATCACCACCATGGACCCAGCGGTCGTGCAGATGATGCTGGGGCGGACCAAGTACGACGAGGCCGAGGAACGCGACACCGAACTCCTCGCTTCGCTCGTCCAGAGCCGGATCATCGACCGTTGGCTGCGCAGCGACGAGTCCTCCGGCGACGACGTCCAGGACCGGGTCACGCACACCCTGCTGCGCCGACGGGAGGCGCGACGGTGA
- a CDS encoding phytanoyl-CoA dioxygenase family protein: protein MSTPLPPVAPAAAVIDNFERDGYAVIRDAITPALRDQLLTAAEKLLASDITQGRDRGGDGKDGFRGCLNLDPAFLPLLANPSVLPTVVQLLSPNIHLLSAHLIALPSGPPRTIRIPGRHGWHRDMYGVTADLGFPHTPRMAIKAAHYLTPVTPDCGLTMFLPGSHRLTEEPVVPAGAIDPPGAITPNITGTDAVLFENRTWHTGGINLSGRLRIALMLQYGYRWLHPVDDPATNLRKDSALTPIEQQLLGLPDRHPDGSLAKGSGAAPIRSWWETGPWTPLSAKKR from the coding sequence ATGAGCACCCCGCTCCCACCCGTCGCCCCCGCCGCCGCCGTCATCGACAACTTCGAACGCGACGGGTACGCGGTCATCCGCGACGCGATCACCCCCGCCCTGCGCGACCAGCTCCTGACCGCCGCCGAGAAGCTACTAGCCAGCGACATCACCCAGGGCCGCGACCGAGGAGGCGACGGCAAGGACGGCTTCCGCGGATGCCTCAACCTCGACCCCGCGTTCCTCCCGCTCCTCGCCAACCCGTCCGTCCTGCCCACCGTCGTCCAGCTCCTCAGCCCGAACATCCACCTGCTGTCCGCCCACCTCATCGCCTTGCCCAGCGGCCCGCCCCGCACCATCCGCATCCCCGGACGCCACGGCTGGCACCGCGACATGTACGGCGTCACCGCCGACCTCGGCTTCCCCCACACCCCCCGCATGGCCATCAAGGCTGCCCACTACCTCACCCCCGTCACCCCCGACTGCGGGCTGACCATGTTCCTCCCCGGCAGCCACCGCCTCACCGAAGAACCAGTCGTCCCCGCCGGCGCCATCGACCCACCCGGCGCCATCACCCCCAACATCACCGGAACCGACGCAGTCCTCTTCGAGAACCGCACCTGGCACACCGGAGGCATCAACCTCTCCGGCCGACTCCGCATCGCCCTGATGCTCCAGTACGGATACCGCTGGCTCCACCCCGTCGACGACCCTGCCACCAACCTCCGGAAAGACTCCGCTCTCACCCCCATCGAGCAGCAGCTCCTCGGCCTGCCCGACCGCCACCCGGACGGATCCCTCGCCAAGGGCAGCGGAGCCGCCCCCATCCGCTCGTGGTGGGAGACCGGCCCGTGGACCCCCCTGTCGGCCAAGAAGCGCTAG
- a CDS encoding AAA family ATPase: MSEPTAILLIGITGSGKTHLAQALADHGLVRLSVDEEVHRLHGRYGVDYPEHGYFEREAPAVETVRAQLTEHLLVGHSVVLDHGLWRRSDRDEWKKTVRAAGGRPLIVYLPASKEELLRRLAARNQRQDANALAVTPEALDDFFARFEPPAEDEDATEYHGDIDAVYSMTQ; the protein is encoded by the coding sequence GTGAGCGAGCCGACCGCCATCCTGCTCATCGGGATCACCGGCTCCGGCAAAACCCACCTCGCCCAGGCCCTCGCGGACCACGGCCTCGTCCGACTCAGCGTGGACGAGGAGGTCCACCGTCTCCACGGGCGGTACGGCGTCGATTACCCCGAACACGGGTACTTCGAGCGTGAGGCCCCCGCGGTCGAAACCGTACGCGCGCAGCTCACGGAGCACCTGCTCGTCGGCCACTCCGTCGTCCTCGACCACGGCCTGTGGCGTCGCTCCGATCGCGACGAGTGGAAGAAGACAGTCCGCGCCGCGGGCGGACGCCCGCTGATCGTCTACCTGCCGGCGTCCAAGGAGGAACTTCTGCGGCGCCTCGCCGCACGCAACCAGCGCCAGGACGCCAACGCGCTCGCCGTCACCCCCGAAGCCCTGGACGACTTCTTCGCCCGCTTCGAGCCCCCGGCCGAGGACGAGGACGCCACGGAGTACCACGGCGACATCGACGCGGTCTACTCGATGACGCAGTGA
- a CDS encoding L-threonylcarbamoyladenylate synthase codes for MDILTPAQLPDAARLLAAGQMVAVPTPRWYMLCAHADDPAATNAVFRAKQRPTAKPLLLLLDSPATAETLFNLSSDARLLTGGLWPGDLALRLPWKPAVEPVAAVGSPALVGCPDGILGQLVALAGEPLAAAVCSISTPAAGEKDHPALTAGQVAAFERTTGAGIGAVVDGGICPYGRHMTIVDCPADAAARLEREGTVHARAVEAALIPAGGPHVG; via the coding sequence GTGGACATCCTCACCCCCGCCCAGCTCCCCGACGCGGCCCGGCTCCTGGCCGCCGGGCAGATGGTCGCCGTACCCACCCCCCGCTGGTACATGCTGTGTGCCCACGCCGACGACCCCGCCGCCACGAACGCGGTCTTCCGCGCCAAGCAGCGCCCCACCGCCAAGCCGCTGCTGCTCCTGCTCGACTCCCCAGCCACGGCCGAGACCCTGTTCAACCTGAGCAGCGACGCTCGCCTGCTGACCGGCGGCCTATGGCCGGGGGACCTCGCACTGCGTCTCCCGTGGAAGCCCGCCGTGGAGCCCGTCGCGGCGGTCGGCTCCCCTGCGCTCGTCGGATGCCCCGACGGAATCCTGGGCCAACTGGTCGCCCTGGCCGGCGAACCGCTGGCCGCCGCCGTGTGCAGCATCTCCACCCCCGCCGCCGGCGAGAAGGACCACCCGGCGCTCACTGCCGGCCAGGTCGCCGCCTTTGAGCGGACCACGGGGGCCGGGATCGGCGCGGTCGTCGACGGCGGTATCTGCCCGTACGGCCGGCACATGACCATCGTCGACTGCCCCGCGGACGCCGCCGCCCGCCTGGAGCGGGAGGGCACCGTCCACGCCCGCGCCGTCGAAGCCGCTCTCATCCCGGCAGGAGGACCGCATGTGGGCTGA
- a CDS encoding HAD family hydrolase, protein MNAAPVRLVSLDVGYTLGEPSGTTLTQRLVELSPLPARQAKQIAQQILHALDPRADATAPQTVCAALGIALSAFPHDHRPPGFALWPGAVEAVARIARVVPVVTLSNVSHWDEQETDVAALLAPHLRAHHPSWQLGFAKPDARAVETVARLHGRAPAEVLHVGDSLDYDVRGALAAGAHALWITSRPPSSEALRLLAEYPGRVTAVPDLTRAVEHIEQTVLPSTQMIRSFTP, encoded by the coding sequence GTGAACGCGGCCCCGGTGCGGCTGGTGAGCCTCGATGTCGGATACACCCTGGGCGAGCCGTCCGGAACGACGTTGACGCAGCGCCTCGTGGAGCTGTCCCCGCTCCCGGCCCGGCAGGCGAAGCAGATCGCCCAGCAGATCCTGCACGCCCTGGACCCGCGCGCCGACGCGACAGCACCGCAGACGGTGTGTGCCGCTCTGGGGATCGCGCTGTCCGCCTTCCCCCACGACCACCGTCCGCCCGGCTTCGCCCTGTGGCCTGGCGCGGTGGAGGCGGTGGCACGGATCGCGCGGGTCGTGCCGGTGGTCACCCTGTCGAACGTGAGCCACTGGGACGAGCAGGAGACTGACGTCGCAGCCCTCCTCGCCCCCCACCTCCGGGCTCATCACCCGTCGTGGCAGCTCGGGTTCGCCAAACCCGACGCGCGCGCCGTGGAGACTGTCGCCCGGCTGCACGGCCGCGCCCCCGCAGAGGTGCTGCACGTCGGGGACAGCCTCGACTACGACGTACGCGGGGCCCTCGCCGCCGGAGCCCACGCACTGTGGATCACCTCGCGCCCGCCGTCGTCCGAGGCACTCCGGCTGCTGGCCGAGTACCCCGGCCGGGTCACGGCCGTACCGGACCTCACCCGTGCGGTCGAGCACATCGAGCAGACCGTCCTTCCGTCAACCCAGATGATCAGGAGTTTCACCCCGTGA
- a CDS encoding amidase family protein, with protein sequence MTTDLTRQPAHVQLRALDRREISSRELLDLHLDRIDGSTVNAVITRDDAAWQAAHAADERRARGENTGILDGLPLTIKDSFETAGLRTTSGADDLKDHIPGRDADAVARLRHQGAVIMGKTNTPAYCQDLHTDNALFGPTLNPHDPARTVGGSSGGPAAAVAAHLTPADLGSDLAGSLRLPAHYCGVYGLRPTHGLVPARGHIPRLPGWLTSSDMVTPGPLARHPRDLDLLLAALTTPSPSENTPWRVELPTPSKSIDQLRVAIWAEDPSCPVDQATARALAAVEQTLSRTGALVRRSTGPVHFGDSTRLFEQLLHATATATAGDEAAAEELAAARALRDDDASPRAAFLRHRTQTHRTWLRADEDRARLRQTWQQFFTEHDVLLTPAAPTPAIPAGSRSLTVDGTERSFFDQTGWANLTSHVGLPSLVIPVTTTEEGLPIGVQIIGPAYADRVLLALAEELTPLLRAVASGASS encoded by the coding sequence ATGACGACCGACCTGACCCGCCAGCCCGCGCACGTCCAGCTCCGCGCCCTGGACCGCCGCGAGATCTCCAGCCGCGAACTGCTCGATCTCCACCTCGACCGGATCGACGGCAGCACCGTCAACGCCGTCATCACCCGCGACGACGCGGCCTGGCAAGCCGCCCACGCGGCTGACGAACGCCGAGCCCGCGGCGAGAATACTGGAATCCTTGATGGCCTCCCGCTCACCATCAAGGACAGCTTCGAAACGGCCGGCCTGCGCACCACCAGCGGAGCCGACGACCTGAAGGACCACATCCCCGGGCGGGACGCCGACGCGGTCGCACGACTCCGCCACCAAGGCGCGGTGATCATGGGCAAGACCAACACCCCCGCCTACTGCCAGGACCTCCACACCGACAACGCCCTCTTCGGCCCCACACTCAACCCGCACGACCCAGCCCGCACAGTCGGCGGCTCCTCCGGCGGACCCGCCGCAGCGGTCGCCGCCCACCTCACGCCCGCCGACCTCGGCAGCGACCTCGCAGGCTCACTCCGCCTGCCGGCCCACTACTGCGGGGTGTACGGCCTTCGGCCCACGCACGGGCTCGTCCCGGCCCGCGGCCATATCCCCAGGCTGCCGGGCTGGCTCACCAGCAGCGACATGGTCACGCCCGGACCCCTGGCCCGCCACCCCCGAGACCTCGACCTGCTGCTTGCCGCGCTGACCACACCGTCGCCGAGCGAGAACACACCCTGGCGCGTGGAACTGCCGACGCCGAGCAAGAGCATCGACCAGCTGCGCGTCGCGATCTGGGCTGAGGACCCGAGCTGCCCCGTCGACCAGGCGACCGCACGGGCCCTGGCCGCCGTCGAGCAGACGCTGTCAAGGACCGGGGCCCTGGTCCGCCGTTCCACAGGCCCCGTGCACTTCGGTGACTCCACGCGCCTGTTCGAGCAGCTCCTGCACGCCACCGCGACGGCCACCGCCGGCGACGAAGCCGCAGCCGAGGAACTCGCCGCCGCACGAGCACTACGGGACGACGACGCCAGCCCCCGCGCGGCATTCCTCCGCCACCGGACCCAGACCCATCGCACCTGGCTCCGTGCGGACGAAGACCGAGCCAGGCTCCGACAGACCTGGCAGCAGTTCTTCACGGAGCACGACGTCCTCCTCACGCCAGCCGCCCCCACCCCCGCGATCCCCGCTGGCAGCCGTTCGCTCACAGTCGACGGCACGGAGCGCAGCTTCTTCGACCAGACCGGGTGGGCCAACCTCACCAGCCACGTTGGCCTGCCCAGCCTGGTCATACCGGTGACCACGACCGAGGAGGGGCTGCCGATCGGCGTCCAGATCATCGGACCGGCGTACGCAGACCGTGTCCTCCTCGCCTTGGCGGAGGAGCTGACGCCGCTGCTTCGGGCTGTTGCCTCAGGCGCGTCGAGTTGA
- a CDS encoding phytanoyl-CoA dioxygenase family protein, whose protein sequence is MPSPVTWSDGERRRFVADGVLIRRGLVHGAVLSRARDLVGGWLAEAYDPARLTPYTERSFAPELEEHPDLLALYQRSGLAELAGDLLRPARPAPVTRAQIQIRLPHGAQQPVKRMHVDGVSCPHLEPRDLPTFTFIVGVVLDGSATADAGALHYVPGGHHRMADYFATDWVLGQPAQTPDDIDAQDGTPLTAEPSDVVVMHHLVPHRVGLNTSSTPRVMAYFRVQHAQHPDLALRALSEPWLEYPALGALARPGTA, encoded by the coding sequence ATGCCCAGTCCTGTGACGTGGAGCGACGGCGAGCGGCGCCGGTTCGTCGCTGACGGCGTCCTCATACGCCGTGGCCTGGTCCACGGCGCCGTCCTGTCCCGGGCCCGTGACCTCGTCGGCGGCTGGCTGGCCGAGGCGTACGACCCCGCGCGGCTCACCCCCTACACCGAACGCAGCTTCGCCCCCGAGCTGGAGGAGCACCCCGACCTCCTGGCCCTCTACCAGCGAAGCGGCCTGGCGGAGTTGGCCGGAGACCTGCTGCGGCCCGCGAGGCCCGCCCCGGTCACCCGGGCGCAGATCCAGATCCGGCTTCCGCACGGCGCGCAGCAGCCGGTGAAGCGGATGCATGTCGATGGCGTCTCCTGCCCCCACCTGGAACCGCGCGACCTGCCCACGTTCACCTTCATCGTCGGCGTCGTCCTGGACGGCAGCGCCACCGCGGACGCCGGCGCTCTGCACTACGTGCCCGGAGGGCACCACCGCATGGCCGACTACTTCGCCACGGACTGGGTCCTGGGGCAGCCGGCCCAGACCCCCGACGACATCGACGCCCAGGACGGCACCCCCCTCACCGCCGAGCCCAGCGACGTGGTCGTGATGCACCACCTCGTCCCGCACCGAGTCGGCCTCAACACCAGCAGCACCCCGAGGGTGATGGCGTACTTCCGGGTCCAGCACGCCCAGCACCCCGACCTCGCCCTGCGCGCCCTGTCGGAACCGTGGTTGGAGTACCCGGCGCTCGGCGCCCTCGCCCGCCCCGGAACCGCGTGA
- a CDS encoding enolase C-terminal domain-like protein yields MDPADAVIDRVQVERLDESVAGPWKAGDSRFAVVVEASEVNGVFAPVDELPAALVASRLGQSALRHPVADHTGLLRRLLAELGPQAAGLGRWAVGALDCAVWDLHGRLADLPVAALLSDRPAPRVPVYASWLSLDLAAESAAESVKATAGEGFAFTKWALRGAEAAEMVLLAELAAKWAGDSVAVDALGAWGHLRTMEVAPLLTPETVRWVEDPLARTDRTAYTHLHEQAKGLRIAFGERLSHVEDARALLEHCRPEAFTFDAVWCGGITEARGWLGAAHDVGVPVHLHGRAFLPAVHLAAAFPDAAGAVEYQVVWEPRRQRALCGTLQPDGGHIALPDRPGLGMEVRR; encoded by the coding sequence ATGGACCCCGCTGACGCGGTCATCGACCGGGTGCAGGTCGAGCGCCTCGACGAGAGCGTGGCGGGTCCGTGGAAGGCTGGCGACAGTCGGTTCGCGGTAGTGGTCGAGGCCAGCGAGGTGAACGGGGTATTCGCCCCGGTCGACGAGCTGCCCGCCGCGCTCGTCGCCTCCCGGCTTGGGCAGAGCGCTCTGCGGCACCCCGTGGCCGACCACACCGGTCTGCTGCGCAGGCTCCTGGCCGAACTCGGTCCGCAGGCGGCGGGGCTCGGGCGCTGGGCGGTCGGGGCGTTGGACTGCGCGGTGTGGGACCTGCACGGCCGCCTCGCCGACCTCCCGGTCGCGGCACTGCTCAGCGACCGGCCCGCGCCGCGGGTGCCGGTCTACGCCTCCTGGCTTTCACTGGACCTGGCCGCCGAGTCGGCCGCCGAGTCCGTCAAGGCCACCGCCGGTGAGGGGTTCGCCTTCACCAAGTGGGCCCTGCGCGGCGCTGAAGCCGCCGAGATGGTGCTGCTGGCCGAACTGGCGGCGAAGTGGGCGGGGGACAGTGTGGCGGTGGACGCCCTGGGCGCATGGGGGCACCTGCGGACCATGGAGGTTGCACCGCTCCTCACTCCGGAGACGGTGCGCTGGGTGGAGGACCCGCTCGCGCGGACCGACCGGACCGCGTACACGCATCTGCACGAGCAGGCGAAGGGGCTGCGGATCGCGTTCGGCGAGCGGCTGTCCCATGTGGAGGATGCCAGGGCCCTGCTGGAGCACTGCCGGCCGGAGGCGTTCACGTTCGACGCGGTGTGGTGCGGCGGCATCACCGAGGCTCGGGGCTGGCTGGGCGCCGCCCACGACGTTGGGGTCCCCGTCCACCTGCACGGGCGGGCGTTCCTGCCCGCCGTGCACCTGGCCGCAGCCTTCCCCGACGCGGCGGGCGCGGTGGAGTACCAGGTGGTGTGGGAGCCACGCCGCCAGCGGGCACTGTGCGGCACGCTCCAGCCGGACGGCGGGCACATCGCTCTCCCCGACCGGCCCGGTCTCGGGATGGAGGTGCGCCGGTAA